In Carya illinoinensis cultivar Pawnee chromosome 7, C.illinoinensisPawnee_v1, whole genome shotgun sequence, the following are encoded in one genomic region:
- the LOC122315043 gene encoding WAT1-related protein At1g68170-like, with translation MAVERACKALHGLKPAMLMVVVQLSFAGVNVLYKLAANDGMSLRVLVTYRLVFGAAVVVPLALVFERNSRPKLTWMVLFQAFLCGIFGGSLYQNLYIESLALTSSTFASAMFNLVPAITFILAVSFRLEKLSLGTIVGKAKVLGTLMGIGGAMLLTFYRGTEINIWSTHVDLLHHGQHQTGGHSAASPESENLLLGSILALGGCFSFASWLIIQTKMSERYPCHYSTAALMSVMGAVQSAIFALCMESDWSQWKLGWNIRLLTASFSGIVGSGLAVILIAWCVRMRGPLYVSIFNPLMLVSVAIMGSLVLDEKLHLGTILGSVLIVCGLYAVLWGKRKETKKKTHVASNSSPELEQSALTDIVITSPADDHLLNNTNTNINQSLKITETQLPPASHAIALSTTANSMEK, from the exons ATGGCAGTGGAGCGCGCTTGTAAGGCATTGCATGGGCTGAAGCCGGCCATGTTAATGGTCGTGGTTCAGCTTAGCTTTGCTGGGGTGAATGTGTTGTACAAATTGGCCGCAAATGATGGAATGAGCTTGAGGGTTCTCGTTACCTATCGCCTCGTTTTCGGTGCTGCTGTTGTTGTCCCTCTCGCTCTCGTTTTTGAAAG GAATAGTAGGCCAAAGTTGACATGGATGGTACTCTTCCAAGCATTTCTTTGCGGGATATTCGG GGGTTcattatatcaaaatttatatattgaaagCTTAGCCTTGACATCATCAACATTCGCATCAGCCATGTTCAACTTAGTTCCTGCCATTACCTTCATCCTGGCCGTCTCTTTCAG GTTGGAGAAGCTGAGTCTAGGGACAATTGTAGGAAAGGCTAAAGTGTTGGGAACATTAATGGGAATAGGTGGGGCTATGCTCCTCACCTTCTACAGAGGGACAGAAATTAACATATGGTCTACTCATGTTGATCTACTGCATCACGGCCAACATCAAACCGGAGGACATTCGGCAGCATCCCCAGAATCCGAAAATCTTCTTTTGGGTTCTATATTGGCTCTAGGAGGTTGTTTCTCGTTTGCCTCCTGGTTAATAATTCAG ACTAAAATGAGTGAGAGATATCCGTGTCACTACTCGACCGCAGCTCTGATGAGTGTGATGGGAGCTGTTCAGTCTGCTATTTTTGCCCTATGCATGGAGAGTGATTGGAGCCAATGGAAGTTGGGCTGGAATATCAGGCTTCTTACAGCCTCTTTCTCT GGAATCGTAGGATCAGGACTTGCGGTGATTTTGATTGCGTGGTGCGTGCGCATGAGAGGTCCTTTATATGTCTCCATCTTCAACCCTCTGATGCTTGTTTCAGTTGCCATCATGGGGTCTTTAGTTCTGGACGAGAAGTTGCACCTTGGAAc CATATTAGGATCTGTGCTGATTGTGTGCGGGTTATACGCGGTTTTGtggggaaaaaggaaagagacgAAGAAGAAAACACATGTAGCAAGCAACAGCTCCCCAGAATTAGAACAGTCTGCATTGACTGATATTGTTATCACCTCTCCAGCTGATGATCATCTTCTTAACAACACCAACACTAATATTAATCAAAGTCTTAAAATTACTGAAACCCAGCTGCCTCCAGCCTCTCATGCTATTGCTCTCAGTACTACTGCCAATTCAATGGAAAAGTAA